The Synechocystis sp. PCC 7509 genome includes a window with the following:
- the tilS gene encoding tRNA lysidine(34) synthetase TilS, translating to MSDLPLWTPLHAQLHRTLKLRQLLPKNQRLLIAVSGGQDSLCLIKLLLDLQPKWRWKLAIAHCNHRTRTDCEANALHVETLASAWSIPYYGAITDRSLQSEAAARLWRYEALREIATANDYHYIVTGHTSSDRAETLLYNLIRGSGADGLQALTWQRSLDSGLQLIRPLLQVQRAATAQFCQAMQLPVWEDSTNQDLKYARNRIRHELLPYLYNFNPQVETALAQTAELLHSEVEYLEFTAQQLHAQAACHPTEPLKLNCQVLQASPLALQRRVLRQWLFQLLNRSPNFEQIEKLIALVYAPNHTQTDPFFGGAIARVENGWIFLTPP from the coding sequence ATGAGCGACTTGCCCCTCTGGACACCGCTCCATGCCCAATTGCACCGCACATTGAAGTTGCGCCAGCTACTACCCAAAAATCAGCGCTTACTAATTGCCGTCTCCGGGGGGCAAGATTCTTTATGCTTAATCAAACTTTTACTAGACTTGCAACCTAAATGGCGCTGGAAGCTGGCGATCGCCCATTGCAATCATCGCACTCGCACCGATTGCGAGGCTAATGCCCTCCATGTCGAAACCCTGGCTAGTGCTTGGTCAATCCCCTATTACGGAGCGATAACAGACCGTTCCTTACAGAGCGAAGCTGCGGCAAGATTATGGCGCTACGAGGCTTTAAGGGAAATTGCGACAGCCAACGATTACCACTACATTGTGACGGGACATACAAGCAGCGATCGCGCTGAAACACTGCTTTACAATTTAATTCGTGGTAGCGGAGCCGATGGCCTACAGGCGCTTACTTGGCAGCGTTCCCTCGATTCTGGACTCCAATTAATTCGCCCTTTACTCCAAGTTCAAAGAGCCGCCACTGCTCAATTTTGTCAAGCTATGCAGTTGCCTGTCTGGGAAGATAGCACAAATCAAGATTTGAAATATGCCCGCAACCGGATTCGCCACGAATTATTGCCCTACTTATACAACTTTAATCCCCAAGTAGAAACGGCTTTAGCTCAAACTGCTGAATTATTGCATTCTGAAGTAGAGTATTTAGAATTTACCGCCCAACAGTTGCACGCCCAAGCCGCTTGTCATCCCACAGAACCACTAAAACTAAACTGTCAAGTGCTGCAAGCTTCACCTCTAGCCCTACAACGCCGAGTTTTACGTCAATGGCTTTTTCAACTCCTAAATCGCAGTCCTAACTTCGAGCAAATTGAGAAATTAATCGCCCTGGTTTACGCCCCCAATCACACCCAAACCGATCCTTTTTTTGGAGGAGCGATCGCTAGAGTAGAAAATGGCTGGATTTTCTTAACCCCACCCTAA